The genomic interval AAATCTTTTCTACCGTTTCAATAATTCCTCTCTTGTCAAAACCCAGCAGAGTATTAGAACCAATTTCAATAGTAGAAGGTCTTTCTGTATTTGGGCGCAAGGTAATACAAGGAATTTTCCGAAAAGTAGTTTCTTCCTGAATACCACCACTATCAGTAATTACATAGCTTGCATGAAGAATTAAATTCTGGAAATCGAGATACCCTACAGGTTCCATTAGTAGCACATTTACATCTTCTTCGATCTGCTGGTACAAGCCGGATTCTTTCAGTTTGTTGCGGGTACGTGGGTGCAGGGGAAACACAATTTTGCTAAAGCGCCTGAGTTCTGAAATGATATCCAGAATCTGTAACAAGCCCTCTTTGGTATCCACATTGCCTGGGCGGTGCATGGTCATGAGGGCATAACTTTGGGGCTGTAGCTGAAGCTTACTCAATATAGGGGAGGCTTTTATTAGGGAATCGTAAGCCACCAGTGTATCAATCATGGTATTGCCCACGAAACAGATCTGTTCTTTTGCCTTTCCTTCTTTCAGGAGATTATCAATGCCGCTCTGCTCTGTTACAAAGAAAATATCTGTGAGGTTGTCGGTAATAATCCGGTTAATTTCTTCAGGCATACTGCGGTCAAAACTCCGGAGTCCACTCTCTATATGTGCCAGCCTGATACCCATTTTATTGGCAGTTAATGCAGCAGCCAGCGTAGAATTTACATCTCCCACCACTACCAGTAAATCTGGCTGATAGCTGGCAATGATCTGCTCAATCCCCTGCATCATTTGTGAAAGCTGCGAAACCACTGTCGTTTTATCCAGGCTCAGCAAAAAATCGGGCTCTTTTAGAGATAGTTCTGTAAAGAAAACATCGCTCATATTATGGCTGAAATGCTGCCCGGTATGTAATAAACGGTGTTCGATGTCTGGATAAGAATTAATTACCTTCTCAAACTGAGTGATTTTAATAATATTAGGACGGGTACCTACGACAGTTAATACTTTATGGATCATTTGGTTTTAGCTGCTTTACTGCGGCTGAATAAAGTTGATAATTTTTTTATTACGCCATTACTTCTGGATTCCTCTTCATAATACCCATAGCCATATCCATATTTGTTGCCATATCCGTTATAATACCCATATGATTTGTTAATTCGAAGAT from Rhodocytophaga rosea carries:
- the wecB gene encoding non-hydrolyzing UDP-N-acetylglucosamine 2-epimerase, which gives rise to MIHKVLTVVGTRPNIIKITQFEKVINSYPDIEHRLLHTGQHFSHNMSDVFFTELSLKEPDFLLSLDKTTVVSQLSQMMQGIEQIIASYQPDLLVVVGDVNSTLAAALTANKMGIRLAHIESGLRSFDRSMPEEINRIITDNLTDIFFVTEQSGIDNLLKEGKAKEQICFVGNTMIDTLVAYDSLIKASPILSKLQLQPQSYALMTMHRPGNVDTKEGLLQILDIISELRRFSKIVFPLHPRTRNKLKESGLYQQIEEDVNVLLMEPVGYLDFQNLILHASYVITDSGGIQEETTFRKIPCITLRPNTERPSTIEIGSNTLLGFDKRGIIETVEKIYNGTYKNCQIPSLWDGKATERIFEVISQLD